One genomic window of Pyxidicoccus trucidator includes the following:
- a CDS encoding porin, giving the protein MSWRRWVGGLAVSALLSPSPGWAAEDDATKEDGPSLTGGFDREKGFHLQSTDGNYLLSLGLQAGYKIEPVFLNGEAESRTAFSFLRPILKGNLYRPWIRFWTSLEMAAFPIYVLDSYVDVQPIDALGLRAGQQYTPLSRHESWGPQQILFPEFAPIANYFWTGRDKGLTVFGTLEHLEYYAGIYSGSPLRTVTSEPGRYQLNARLTWFPMGKPGYGELPYIMSGDTEPPLNVSFTVQGAGGKVEQIQENFNPEAGIFRIERQGVRRFATGGADVFVQARRFSFFGEAYLRRTEPPGGVARFTSFGAWVQADYVFYKKVLDAGVRLSYLDASWDLDDDLLYVAEAQLAWFVDAPYLALKLRYQVAHQETPDPAAATGIVLAKDPGTTNLITLQVNLAF; this is encoded by the coding sequence ATGAGCTGGAGACGCTGGGTGGGCGGACTCGCGGTGTCGGCGCTGCTGTCGCCGTCGCCGGGGTGGGCCGCGGAGGACGACGCGACGAAGGAGGACGGCCCGTCGCTCACGGGGGGCTTCGACCGGGAGAAGGGCTTCCACCTCCAGTCCACGGACGGAAACTACCTGCTCAGCCTGGGGCTCCAGGCCGGGTACAAGATCGAGCCCGTCTTCCTGAACGGAGAGGCCGAGTCCCGTACCGCCTTCTCCTTCCTGCGCCCCATCCTCAAGGGAAACCTCTACCGGCCGTGGATCCGCTTCTGGACCTCGCTGGAGATGGCGGCGTTCCCCATCTACGTGCTGGACAGCTATGTGGACGTGCAGCCCATCGACGCGCTCGGCCTTCGCGCGGGCCAGCAGTACACCCCGCTGAGCCGACACGAGTCCTGGGGGCCACAGCAGATCCTCTTCCCCGAGTTCGCCCCCATCGCCAACTACTTCTGGACCGGCCGCGACAAGGGCCTCACCGTCTTCGGCACGCTGGAGCACCTGGAATACTACGCGGGCATCTACAGCGGCTCGCCGCTGCGCACCGTCACGTCGGAGCCCGGCCGCTACCAGCTCAACGCCCGGCTCACCTGGTTCCCCATGGGGAAGCCGGGCTACGGAGAGCTGCCCTACATCATGTCGGGTGACACGGAGCCTCCCCTCAACGTCTCCTTCACCGTGCAGGGCGCCGGCGGCAAGGTGGAGCAGATCCAGGAGAACTTCAACCCGGAGGCCGGCATCTTCCGAATCGAGCGACAGGGCGTGCGCCGCTTCGCCACGGGCGGGGCGGATGTATTCGTGCAGGCCCGGCGCTTCAGCTTCTTCGGAGAGGCGTACCTCCGCCGCACCGAGCCGCCCGGAGGCGTGGCCCGCTTCACCAGCTTCGGCGCGTGGGTGCAGGCCGACTATGTCTTCTACAAGAAGGTGCTGGATGCAGGGGTGCGGCTCAGCTACCTGGACGCGAGCTGGGACCTGGACGACGACCTGCTCTACGTCGCCGAGGCCCAGCTCGCGTGGTTCGTGGACGCGCCGTACCTGGCCCTCAAGCTGCGCTACCAGGTCGCGCACCAGGAGACGCCGGACCCGGCCGCCGCCACGGGCATCGTGCTGGCGAAGGACCCGGGCACCACGAACCTCATCACCCTGCAGGTCAACCTCGCCTTCTGA